The following proteins are co-located in the Sphingorhabdus lutea genome:
- a CDS encoding bifunctional folylpolyglutamate synthase/dihydrofolate synthase encodes MADYAKSTNPLVQHQLDRLWNLSPGKDVLGLERITILLERLGNPHLDLPPIFHVAGTNGKGSTIAFLRSALEAAGHKVHIYTSPHLVNFNERIRISGQLIKDDYLAQLLAQILDIAEDIHASFFEVTTAAMFLAFAKNPADACIIEVGLGGRLDATNVITSPLVTGIASLGIDHETFLLAPEKGTPTIAMERIGWEKAGIAKTGRPLIIANPCANAMNGIKLAAKNAGAIIYKQGDAWWGNYDESHIEYRDDDFSIRIALPALYGQHQAENALLATAMLRHQNTLHIPESAYLDMVKNVRWPARLQALANGPLTAPLPQNIAIWLDGGHNVDAAQRVAQFLAQQSMNGEKFILIFGMLANKDASAFINILAPYIDIFIALPIDGHDHYHPEMLCNIAKDAGIKHQFPAFQVEQAIGIAAKMATGTEYTHKMLISGSLYLAGEILRKNDQIPI; translated from the coding sequence ATGGCCGATTATGCAAAATCCACTAACCCGCTTGTCCAACATCAATTGGACCGCCTATGGAATCTTTCCCCGGGAAAGGACGTGCTTGGCCTTGAACGCATCACAATATTATTGGAAAGATTAGGCAATCCGCACCTTGACTTACCGCCCATTTTCCATGTGGCGGGCACAAATGGCAAGGGGTCAACTATCGCATTCCTGCGAAGCGCGTTGGAGGCAGCGGGCCATAAGGTTCATATTTATACCAGCCCGCATTTGGTCAATTTTAACGAACGCATCCGCATTTCGGGTCAGTTAATTAAAGATGATTATTTGGCCCAATTGCTGGCTCAAATTCTGGACATAGCAGAGGATATTCACGCCAGTTTTTTTGAGGTCACTACAGCCGCCATGTTCCTTGCCTTTGCAAAAAACCCTGCCGATGCCTGTATTATCGAGGTCGGCCTTGGCGGACGGTTAGATGCAACCAATGTCATTACATCCCCACTTGTCACTGGCATAGCCTCCCTTGGCATTGATCATGAGACGTTTTTGCTTGCCCCCGAAAAAGGTACACCAACCATAGCAATGGAGCGTATTGGATGGGAAAAGGCAGGAATTGCCAAAACGGGCCGCCCTCTTATCATCGCAAATCCATGCGCAAATGCCATGAACGGTATTAAATTAGCGGCCAAAAATGCAGGTGCGATAATATATAAACAGGGCGATGCATGGTGGGGCAATTATGATGAAAGCCATATCGAATATCGCGATGATGATTTTTCGATTAGAATCGCACTGCCCGCCCTTTATGGGCAGCATCAGGCGGAAAATGCCTTGCTCGCCACCGCGATGCTGCGTCACCAAAATACGCTTCATATCCCTGAATCTGCCTATCTTGACATGGTCAAAAATGTTCGATGGCCCGCGCGATTACAAGCTTTGGCCAACGGCCCCTTAACCGCACCATTGCCGCAAAATATAGCCATATGGTTGGATGGCGGGCATAATGTGGATGCGGCGCAGCGTGTGGCCCAATTTTTGGCACAGCAAAGCATGAATGGTGAAAAATTCATCTTAATATTCGGCATGCTGGCCAATAAGGATGCATCTGCATTTATTAATATATTGGCGCCCTATATTGATATATTCATCGCCTTGCCCATTGATGGTCATGATCATTATCACCCCGAAATGCTTTGCAATATTGCAAAGGATGCCGGCATAAAGCATCAATTTCCCGCGTTTCAAGTCGAACAAGCTATTGGCATTGCAGCAAAGATGGCAACAGGCACAGAATATACGCATAAAATGCTGATTTCCGGATCGCTATATTTGGCAGGTGAAATTTTGCGTAAAAATGACCAAATCCCGATTTAA
- a CDS encoding DUF6628 family protein, translating into MLNQQEMMKILPYQVPKSRAQMLILYCVRRMGAWGLHDAMAANAMLNNFGLSYQRPLILLRNYMQESAKTSVKRIKIAPCCCRRATHDEKNMLTILALSLDNPHKATSHLTLLTGMVDNMRLLTCAQALSAAFTDLGHPISSQMQDD; encoded by the coding sequence ATGTTAAATCAACAAGAAATGATGAAAATCCTGCCCTATCAGGTGCCAAAATCGCGCGCGCAAATGCTAATTTTATATTGTGTGCGCCGCATGGGCGCGTGGGGCTTGCATGATGCAATGGCAGCAAATGCAATGCTCAATAATTTCGGCCTATCCTATCAACGCCCATTAATCCTGCTCCGCAATTATATGCAGGAAAGTGCCAAAACATCGGTGAAAAGGATCAAAATCGCGCCCTGTTGCTGTCGCCGCGCCACCCATGATGAAAAAAACATGCTGACTATCCTTGCTTTATCTTTGGACAATCCGCACAAAGCAACTTCGCATTTAACGCTGTTGACTGGCATGGTCGATAATATGCGCCTTTTAACATGTGCACAGGCGTTAAGCGCGGCCTTTACCGATTTGGGCCATCCTATATCATCCCAAATGCAGGATGATTAA
- a CDS encoding AmpG family muropeptide MFS transporter: protein MSNSYYWLAAGAIFLLLVKFFPKEKLPSSVKPYFESGPLAALFVGMSSGFPYAMIGATLTTRLAQDGIDKKAVTAFSLIFLAYNFKFLWAWIVDGVTLPLIGRLGQRVSWMLFSGVLVIAAVANLAFADPSADIAYVALSAIFVGIAGATYDIVIDGYRIELLKPEQLGVGSGMSQYGWRIGSAGAGALALVVAARYGWNIAYLACAAFALPAMITALIMGEPARRRDPIERKTIAQMAAAAYNPFVEFFQRHGAWLVLLFILLHKIGDTLANLTFRLLFEDLGFTNDEVAFYDVGIGFWAYLIGIFIGGMIYSRLGMKKSVMLSLILMAVSNLSFAGLAASGHNNWAMAAAIGFENIASGFGGVAVVAYFSALCDLRFTASQYALISAGASIVGRFLTGTTAGGLIEGVGYVNFYILTTFAALPGIFLFWFLLRSGLVDEAAGTAGKTDDGETT from the coding sequence ATGAGCAATAGTTATTATTGGTTGGCCGCAGGGGCGATATTTTTATTGTTGGTGAAATTTTTCCCAAAGGAAAAATTACCTTCATCGGTTAAACCCTATTTTGAATCTGGTCCTTTGGCCGCATTATTTGTCGGCATGTCCTCTGGATTTCCCTATGCCATGATTGGCGCGACATTGACGACAAGATTGGCTCAGGATGGCATTGATAAAAAGGCGGTGACGGCTTTCTCGCTTATATTCCTTGCCTATAATTTCAAATTTTTATGGGCATGGATTGTTGATGGGGTGACATTGCCCCTTATTGGCCGATTGGGCCAACGTGTTTCATGGATGCTATTTAGTGGGGTTTTGGTGATTGCGGCTGTGGCCAATTTGGCCTTTGCTGACCCGTCTGCTGATATTGCCTATGTTGCTTTATCCGCGATTTTCGTGGGCATTGCGGGTGCAACCTATGATATTGTTATTGATGGATATCGTATTGAATTGTTAAAACCAGAACAATTGGGCGTTGGTTCGGGGATGAGCCAATATGGTTGGCGCATTGGATCGGCGGGGGCTGGCGCATTGGCACTTGTCGTGGCGGCGCGTTATGGCTGGAACATTGCCTATTTGGCATGTGCAGCCTTTGCCTTGCCCGCCATGATAACGGCGTTGATAATGGGTGAGCCGGCGCGCCGGCGCGACCCGATTGAGCGTAAAACTATCGCCCAAATGGCGGCAGCGGCCTATAATCCCTTTGTTGAGTTTTTCCAACGCCATGGCGCATGGTTGGTTTTATTATTCATCCTATTACATAAAATTGGTGACACTTTGGCCAATTTGACATTCCGTTTATTATTCGAAGATTTGGGCTTCACCAATGATGAAGTGGCCTTTTACGATGTGGGTATAGGGTTTTGGGCATATTTAATCGGCATTTTCATTGGCGGCATGATTTACAGCCGTTTGGGGATGAAAAAATCGGTGATGCTAAGCCTTATTTTAATGGCGGTTAGCAATCTTTCTTTTGCCGGACTTGCCGCATCGGGGCATAATAATTGGGCGATGGCAGCGGCAATTGGGTTTGAAAATATTGCCAGCGGTTTTGGCGGCGTTGCCGTGGTCGCATATTTCTCTGCGCTTTGTGATTTGCGATTTACCGCATCGCAATATGCGTTAATCTCTGCGGGGGCGAGTATTGTGGGCCGTTTCTTAACCGGTACGACGGCGGGCGGCTTGATTGAAGGTGTGGGCTATGTCAATTTTTATATATTGACCACCTTTGCCGCATTGCCCGGCATTTTCCTTTTTTGGTTTTTGTTGCGGTCCGGATTGGTCGATGAGGCGGCGGGTACAGCGGGTAAAACCGATGATGGAGAGACGACTTAA
- a CDS encoding pseudouridine synthase, whose protein sequence is MASDFYQFLVHGDNMTEKRPPKAHNAQGAKGEKRPKLSPRPSDDARANKNMSRAKNIVRPAKTGWQPELDSMAEAEYSGPRDSKGKPRRHLPSPGRPDEKRAFRPRRPANAAPSKGNLERKDGEERIAKLLARAGVASRREVERMIADGRVERDGVPITTPATMLKTLHGISVDGNLVKQAEPTKLFLFHKPNGCLTAERDFSGRKTIYDFLPADLPRLMPIGRLDLNTEGLLLMTNDGEFKRQMELPSTGVERTYRARTFGDVTQEQLEDLFNGIEIDGIKYGRIHANLERRTGSNQWIEITLTEGKNREVRRVLEHLGLKVSRLIRTSYGAFTLGEMAPADISEVRKFDLVMFRKTLDTQLAKKG, encoded by the coding sequence ATGGCCAGTGACTTTTATCAATTTTTGGTTCATGGGGACAATATGACCGAAAAACGCCCCCCCAAAGCCCATAATGCACAAGGTGCAAAGGGCGAGAAACGCCCCAAATTATCACCACGGCCCAGCGATGACGCACGTGCAAATAAAAATATGTCCCGCGCAAAAAATATAGTGCGGCCCGCCAAAACTGGATGGCAGCCCGAATTGGACAGCATGGCAGAGGCCGAATATTCCGGCCCGCGCGACAGCAAGGGTAAACCGCGCCGCCATTTACCCTCCCCCGGTAGGCCAGATGAAAAACGCGCCTTTCGGCCACGCCGCCCGGCAAATGCTGCCCCATCAAAAGGCAATTTGGAACGTAAAGATGGCGAAGAACGCATTGCCAAATTATTGGCGAGAGCTGGGGTTGCCAGCCGCCGAGAGGTGGAGCGCATGATTGCCGATGGCCGCGTGGAACGTGACGGTGTGCCCATAACCACCCCCGCAACAATGTTAAAAACCCTACATGGGATAAGCGTGGATGGAAATTTGGTGAAACAGGCAGAGCCGACCAAATTATTCCTGTTCCACAAACCCAATGGATGTTTAACTGCGGAGCGTGATTTTTCGGGCCGCAAGACTATTTATGACTTTCTGCCTGCCGATTTACCCCGCCTGATGCCCATTGGCCGATTGGACCTGAATACCGAAGGTTTATTGTTAATGACCAATGATGGCGAGTTTAAGCGCCAAATGGAATTGCCCTCCACCGGAGTTGAACGCACCTATCGCGCCCGAACATTTGGCGATGTAACACAGGAACAATTGGAGGATTTATTTAATGGCATTGAAATTGACGGCATAAAATATGGCCGCATTCACGCCAATTTGGAACGCCGCACAGGCAGCAATCAATGGATTGAAATCACCCTGACCGAGGGTAAAAACCGCGAGGTTCGCCGCGTTCTTGAACATTTGGGATTAAAGGTAAGCCGGTTAATCCGCACCAGCTATGGCGCATTTACCCTTGGCGAAATGGCCCCGGCAGATATTAGCGAGGTGCGCAAATTTGACCTTGTCATGTTCCGTAAGACGCTTGACACGCAATTGGCGAAAAAGGGATAA